From a region of the Lactuca sativa cultivar Salinas chromosome 4, Lsat_Salinas_v11, whole genome shotgun sequence genome:
- the LOC111886351 gene encoding acylsugar acyltransferase 3, with translation MVMIGNLIRFSRRQLHTIVSREIIKPSSPTPSHLKTYNLSLIDQIVPTLFAPIVTFYPNTGIYRDKTTLDLKNSLSQTLTKYYPFAGRINAKVSPSYVNCNDNGAEFLEATIDTTLSDFLQNSKREDLDQFFPHGLVNYNSNRGDDQDLQSDEVTPLEVQVNHFECGGVAVAVSLSHKVADGSSLFHFLNDWAKITRFGSTAKKHEIITDPEFIQFQYMNVNSKGLVLERSDDCVTRSFVFPNSKINELKLEVKAMTAESGEPITNPTRVEVLTWLLYKCSVAAAKKKNSGSFKRTGVGHIINLRSNMIEKLPAKTIGNFVLPMEILTKNESEMNPKSFISELRKQKMQFQAIRNIETAFGILLEKDLEEDLKKHAAVYICSSLCGYSAYDIDFGWGKPIQATHAGDLRKDSFILMDAPNGDGIEALVCLGNQDMDIVQSDPELLAFC, from the coding sequence ATGGTGATGATTGGCAACCTTATACGATTTAGCAGAAGGCAGCTTCACACAATTGTTTCAAGAGAAATCATCAAACCCTCTTCTCCAACCCCTTCCCATCTCAAAACTTACAATCTTTCATTGATTGATCAAATCGTTCCCACCCTATTTGCACCAATAGTTACATTCTATCCAAACACCGGTATATATCGTGATAAAACAACTCTTGACCTCAAGAACTCTTTATCACAAACGTTAACAAAGTACTACCCTTTTGCTGGTAGGATTAACGCGAAAGTGTCACCATCCTATGTAAATTGCAACGATAATGGAGCAGAGTTCCTTGAAGCAACTATCGATACAACGCTCTCGGATTTCCTTCAAAACTCAAAGCGTGAAGATCTCGACCAATTCTTTCCACATGGTCTAGTAAATTATAACTCCAACCGTGGAGATGATCAAGATCTTCAAAGCGATGAAGTGACACCATTGGAGGTTCAGGTCAACCATTTTGAATGTGGAGGAGTAGCAGTGGCAGTATCGTTATCCCACAAGGTTGCAGATGGAAGTAGTTTGTTTCATTTCCTGAATGATTGGGCTAAAATAACACGATTTGGGTCAACAGCGAAGAAACATGAAATCATCACTGACCCCGAGTTTATTCAGTTTCAATACATGAACGTAAATTCTAAGGGGTTAGTCCTTGAGAGATCGGATGATTGTGTCACAAGAAGCTTCGTGTTCCCCAACTCAAAGATAAACGAGCTTAAACTCGAAGTCAAAGCCATGACTGCAGAATCTGGAGAACCCATCACGAACCCTACTCGAGTCGAAGTTTTGACTTGGCTACTTTACAAGTGTTCAGTGGCAGCAGCTAAGAAAAAGAACTCAGGCTCTTTCAAACGCACTGGTGTTGGCCATATAATAAACCTAAGAAGCAATATGATCGAGAAGCTTCCAGCAAAGACTATTGGAAATTTTGTCTTACCCATGGAGATTCTTACAAAGAACGAAAGTGAGATGAACCCGAAGTCGTTCATCAGTGAGCTCAGGAAACAAAAGATGCAATTTCAAGCGATAAGAAATATCGAAACTGCCTTTGGTATTCTGTTGGAAAAAGATTTAGAAGAAGACCTAAAAAAACATGCTGCCGTTTATATCTGTTCAAGCTTGTGTGGATATTCTGCATATGATATTGATTTTGGGTGGGGAAAGCCCATACAAGCAACCCATGCTGGAGATCTAAGAAAAGATAGCTTTATTCTGATGGATGCTCCGAACGGAGATGGTATTGAAGCACTCGTGTGTTTGGGAAATCAAGACATGGACATTGTACAAAGTGACCCTGAACTTCTTGCCTTTTGCTAG